A single Kribbella aluminosa DNA region contains:
- a CDS encoding [protein-PII] uridylyltransferase, with amino-acid sequence MVDRAGQRRVRAEEADELLQLLLAKACDALGVPAEGVALVAVGGYGRGELSPYSDLDVMLVHAEGYPRIDELAAQIWYPLWDSRTKLDHSVRTLVEAQQAAAADDRVALGLLDARHVAGDTHLTLQLRSVLMADWRRTAKSRLPGLAQACRDRASTVGELAHLAEPDLKEAYGGLRDAVVLRALVASWLVDVPHPVVERARRDLLEIRDVLHEVAGRATDRLVADLAGEVAAGLGLSGRDELLRHVYATGRTLAHVCDVSWRRVESLMTKPPRSRRRQRSGGPLLLALDEGVGQHEGEVVLMPDARPERNPVLGLRAAAVAADRELVLSPAVCARLAASAADFPEPWPGEARRLLCALLGAGSGLLEVWEALDQAGYISRLLPEWDAVRFRPPQSAIHRFTVDRHLLETCVEASAMVRDVRRPDLLLVAALLHDLGKALDGDHSVTGAGIAARVARRIGFNEADADTITVLVRQHLMLAQVATRRDLDDPMTVDMVAGIVRTTETLDLLEALTYADARAAGPAASSPWRMRLVGDLCRRARSELAGGESMWSETPPVPVPVLHQVVGVGRLGVTVTEHHGDLRVNVAVPDQVGTLSTVAAVLAVDRLSVRSAVVTSVDGLGISQWTVAGSAPDPVRLRDRLAVALRDSSDVVRRLAARDSSQPRVASRVDLLAEASETATVLQVRAHDRPGLLYDVTSAIAATGADIRSAHVSTLGAECVDVFYLTDRHGAPLEPEDARTTAKSVLDRLSF; translated from the coding sequence ATGGTTGACCGAGCAGGGCAGCGGCGGGTTCGTGCCGAAGAGGCCGACGAGCTGCTGCAACTGCTGCTCGCGAAGGCCTGCGACGCCCTCGGTGTACCTGCCGAGGGCGTCGCGCTGGTCGCGGTGGGCGGCTACGGGCGCGGCGAGCTGTCGCCGTACAGCGACCTCGACGTGATGCTCGTGCACGCCGAGGGATACCCGCGGATCGACGAGCTGGCTGCCCAGATCTGGTACCCGCTGTGGGACTCCAGGACGAAGCTGGACCACAGCGTCCGCACACTGGTCGAGGCACAGCAGGCGGCTGCGGCCGACGACCGGGTGGCGCTCGGCCTGCTGGACGCGCGGCACGTCGCGGGCGACACCCACCTGACCCTGCAGCTCCGGTCCGTGCTGATGGCCGACTGGCGACGTACGGCGAAGTCCCGGCTGCCCGGGCTTGCGCAGGCGTGCCGTGACCGGGCCTCCACGGTCGGAGAGCTTGCGCACCTCGCGGAGCCGGACCTCAAGGAGGCGTACGGCGGTCTGCGGGATGCCGTCGTACTACGTGCCCTGGTGGCGTCCTGGCTGGTCGACGTACCGCACCCCGTGGTCGAGCGGGCGCGTCGTGACCTGCTGGAGATCCGCGACGTACTGCATGAGGTGGCAGGGCGGGCGACGGACCGGCTGGTGGCTGACCTGGCCGGTGAAGTGGCCGCAGGGCTCGGGTTGTCGGGACGGGACGAGTTGCTGCGGCACGTGTACGCAACCGGGCGGACGTTGGCGCATGTGTGTGACGTGTCGTGGCGACGCGTCGAGAGCTTGATGACCAAGCCGCCGCGGTCCCGGCGCCGCCAGCGGTCCGGTGGGCCGTTGCTGCTCGCGCTGGACGAAGGAGTGGGGCAGCACGAGGGTGAGGTCGTGCTGATGCCGGACGCGCGACCAGAGCGCAACCCCGTGCTCGGTCTGCGTGCTGCTGCGGTTGCTGCTGACCGGGAGCTCGTGCTGTCACCCGCTGTGTGTGCGCGGTTGGCTGCGTCGGCTGCGGACTTCCCGGAGCCGTGGCCGGGGGAGGCGCGGCGGTTGCTGTGCGCTCTGCTTGGCGCCGGCTCAGGGCTGCTGGAGGTGTGGGAGGCGCTGGACCAGGCCGGGTACATCTCGCGGCTCCTGCCCGAGTGGGACGCCGTACGGTTCCGGCCGCCGCAGTCGGCGATCCACCGGTTCACTGTCGACAGGCACTTGCTGGAGACGTGTGTCGAGGCGTCGGCGATGGTGCGGGACGTACGGCGACCTGACCTGTTGCTGGTGGCTGCCCTGCTGCACGACCTCGGCAAGGCGCTCGACGGCGACCACAGTGTGACCGGTGCGGGCATCGCGGCGCGGGTGGCCCGTCGCATCGGCTTCAACGAGGCCGACGCCGACACGATCACGGTGCTGGTCCGTCAGCACCTGATGCTCGCGCAGGTTGCCACCCGGCGTGACCTGGACGACCCGATGACGGTGGACATGGTCGCCGGGATCGTGCGTACTACCGAAACGCTGGACCTGCTGGAGGCGTTGACGTACGCCGATGCGCGGGCCGCCGGTCCGGCGGCGTCGTCGCCGTGGCGGATGCGGCTGGTGGGGGACCTCTGTCGGCGGGCACGCAGTGAGCTGGCAGGTGGCGAGAGCATGTGGAGTGAGACCCCTCCCGTACCTGTGCCGGTGCTGCACCAGGTGGTGGGTGTTGGGCGGCTCGGCGTCACGGTGACCGAGCACCACGGCGACTTGCGCGTGAACGTCGCCGTACCGGACCAGGTGGGCACGCTGTCGACTGTTGCCGCAGTGCTGGCTGTAGACAGGCTGTCTGTGCGGTCTGCTGTCGTGACTTCCGTTGACGGTCTGGGGATCTCGCAGTGGACGGTTGCTGGGTCAGCTCCCGATCCGGTGCGGCTGAGGGACCGGCTGGCGGTGGCGCTGCGGGACTCGTCAGACGTCGTACGCCGACTGGCTGCGCGGGACTCGTCCCAACCGCGTGTGGCCAGTCGTGTCGACTTGTTGGCAGAGGCGTCCGAGACGGCCACGGTGCTGCAAGTGCGGGCACATGACCGTCCTGGACTCCTGTACGACGTCACGTCGGCTATTGCTGCCACCGGCGCGGACATCCGGTCTGCGCACGTCAGCACGCTCGGAGCGGAGTGCGTGGACGTCTTCTACCTGACAGATCGCCATGGTGCGCCGCTTGAACCCGAAGACGCGCGGACGACCGCGAAGTCGGTGCTGGATCGGTTGAGCTTCTAA